From Rhodococcus sp. B7740, one genomic window encodes:
- a CDS encoding SRPBCC family protein — translation MAVTVNKSVDIDADAAAVLEVLADVEGIPSWSPVHKKCEVVDRFDDGKPHHVKMQVSIIGVNDEQLVEYTWSDNEVSWTLVESNQQKAQDGRYTLTPKGDATHVEFELTVDPKVPLPGFLVKKGTKTILEAATEGLRQQVVG, via the coding sequence ATGGCAGTCACAGTGAACAAGTCCGTCGACATCGACGCGGATGCAGCGGCAGTACTCGAGGTTCTCGCCGACGTCGAGGGCATTCCCTCGTGGTCCCCGGTACACAAGAAGTGCGAGGTCGTCGATCGGTTCGACGACGGCAAGCCGCACCACGTGAAGATGCAGGTCTCGATCATCGGAGTCAACGACGAACAGCTCGTCGAGTACACGTGGTCGGACAACGAGGTGTCCTGGACTCTCGTGGAGAGCAACCAACAGAAGGCCCAGGACGGCCGGTACACCCTGACTCCGAAGGGCGACGCCACCCACGTCGAATTCGAGCTGACCGTCGACCCGAAGGTCCCGCTTCCCGGCTTCCTGGTGAAGAAGGGAACCAAGACGATCCTCGAGGCCGCCACGGAGGGCCTGCGTCAGCAGGTCGTCGGCTGA
- a CDS encoding alpha/beta hydrolase codes for MEATAMNPALTVVKSTDPAVTARRHYVRGASLQSQILSKGLQLTVRPFLTIWAQTPSLPWPMGLVDYAGLLVPQISGTTRSRVMLAECDAEWIRAEGTGSDRVVLYLHGGAFVCCGLRTHRRMTSRVSKHVDGAVLSVNYRMMPRNPISHAVEDGVDAYRFLLDSGYRPEQIILGGDSAGGYLAFMVTLALRTVDLPAPGGIFTMSPLTDMDPTRKLDHENASKCSVFPSNAVPALTALADRVDARIVVDGDVGPRVSPVDGDLTGLPPVLIQVGSTEMVYADAELMAQRLAVAGVDCELQVYEDQVHVFQAADFVPEARRALRAIGEFARNVSPRRES; via the coding sequence ATGGAGGCGACGGCTATGAATCCGGCGCTCACCGTAGTGAAATCGACCGACCCAGCAGTCACCGCACGCAGGCATTACGTCCGCGGCGCAAGCCTGCAGTCGCAGATTCTGTCCAAGGGCCTACAGCTCACTGTCCGACCGTTCCTGACGATCTGGGCGCAGACACCGTCACTTCCGTGGCCCATGGGGTTGGTCGATTACGCCGGACTGCTCGTCCCCCAGATCAGCGGCACCACCCGCAGCCGCGTCATGCTCGCCGAGTGCGACGCCGAATGGATCAGAGCCGAGGGCACCGGGTCCGATCGCGTGGTGCTCTACCTGCACGGGGGTGCCTTCGTCTGCTGCGGGCTGCGCACCCATCGCCGAATGACCTCGCGAGTGTCGAAACACGTCGACGGAGCGGTGCTGTCGGTGAACTACCGCATGATGCCGCGCAATCCGATCAGCCATGCGGTCGAGGACGGTGTCGACGCGTACCGCTTCCTCCTCGATTCCGGATACCGGCCGGAGCAGATCATCCTGGGCGGCGACTCGGCAGGCGGATACCTCGCGTTCATGGTCACCCTGGCGCTGCGTACCGTCGACTTGCCCGCGCCCGGAGGAATCTTCACCATGTCCCCCCTGACCGACATGGACCCCACCCGCAAACTCGACCACGAGAACGCGTCGAAGTGTTCGGTCTTCCCGTCCAATGCGGTTCCCGCACTCACCGCACTGGCCGATCGTGTCGATGCGCGCATCGTCGTCGACGGCGACGTGGGTCCGCGGGTGTCACCGGTCGACGGAGATCTGACCGGCCTTCCGCCGGTGCTGATCCAGGTCGGTTCGACCGAAATGGTCTATGCCGACGCCGAACTCATGGCTCAGCGACTCGCCGTCGCCGGAGTGGACTGCGAGTTGCAGGTGTACGAGGACCAGGTCCACGTGTTCCAGGCAGCCGATTTCGTCCCCGAGGCCCGCCGCGCGCTCAGAGCCATCGGCGAGTTCGCGCGGAACGTCAGCCCCCGCAGAGAAAGCTGA
- a CDS encoding WS/DGAT/MGAT family O-acyltransferase, producing the protein MALMPITESMFLIAESREHPMHVGGLELFVPPGDPHDFAEEVHRKFTTGEVHELFRKRPARPVQIMGNLAWAFDPDVDFEYHVRRTVLPAPGRIRELFQFLSLNHSAPLDRYRPMWELHIIEGLADGRIALYTKVHHSLVDGVSALKLMQRTLSTDPDDRSGVATWDPSLFGKRKKQGVEEQPGRLAQLGSGLSLGRKIAGDLVDFAPASARIGLRALKKEGAQLPLQAPRTMFNVPIGGARRFAAESWSIERIRTVGTALDATLNDMVLAMCAGALRAYLIDRNALPEEPLIAMVPVSLRKEGDGKDAGNSVTTILCNLATDESDPLARLERIKDSTVKGKQMMSELNTLEALAVGAVTMAPLLFGPVPGFVDYTPPPFNVIISNVPGSKEDLYWNGAKLDGIYPASIVADGQALNITVASNGDSLNFGLIGCRRSVPHLQRMLTHLENTLEELEKTL; encoded by the coding sequence ATGGCACTCATGCCCATCACGGAATCGATGTTTCTGATCGCCGAGTCACGGGAGCACCCGATGCACGTGGGCGGTCTGGAGTTGTTCGTCCCGCCCGGTGATCCACACGACTTCGCCGAGGAGGTACACCGCAAGTTCACCACCGGCGAGGTACACGAGCTCTTCCGTAAGCGCCCTGCGCGTCCGGTGCAGATCATGGGAAATCTGGCCTGGGCCTTCGATCCGGACGTGGATTTCGAGTACCACGTTCGCCGCACGGTGCTGCCTGCTCCCGGTCGGATTCGCGAGCTGTTCCAATTCCTCTCGCTCAATCACAGTGCACCGCTCGATCGGTATCGACCGATGTGGGAGCTGCACATCATCGAGGGTCTGGCGGACGGCCGAATCGCGTTGTACACCAAGGTGCATCACTCGCTGGTCGACGGCGTCAGTGCATTGAAACTCATGCAGCGCACGCTCTCCACCGATCCCGACGACCGAAGCGGAGTCGCCACCTGGGACCCGTCACTGTTCGGTAAGCGCAAGAAGCAGGGCGTCGAGGAGCAGCCGGGACGGCTTGCTCAGCTGGGCAGTGGGCTGTCACTGGGGCGCAAGATCGCGGGCGACCTCGTCGATTTCGCTCCGGCCTCGGCGCGAATCGGATTGCGCGCGTTGAAGAAAGAAGGAGCTCAGCTGCCGTTGCAGGCACCGCGCACCATGTTCAACGTGCCCATCGGTGGCGCGCGCCGCTTCGCTGCCGAGAGCTGGTCGATCGAGCGGATCCGCACGGTCGGAACGGCTCTGGACGCCACGCTCAACGACATGGTGCTCGCGATGTGCGCCGGTGCTCTGCGCGCGTACCTCATCGATCGCAACGCGCTGCCCGAGGAACCGCTGATCGCAATGGTTCCGGTGTCGTTACGCAAGGAGGGGGACGGCAAGGACGCCGGGAATTCGGTGACGACCATCCTGTGCAATCTCGCCACGGACGAATCCGATCCGCTCGCGCGGCTGGAGCGAATCAAGGATTCGACCGTCAAGGGCAAGCAGATGATGAGCGAGCTCAACACCCTCGAAGCGCTCGCCGTGGGAGCAGTCACCATGGCTCCGTTGCTGTTCGGGCCGGTGCCGGGATTCGTCGACTACACCCCGCCGCCCTTCAACGTCATCATCTCCAACGTTCCCGGATCCAAGGAGGATCTGTACTGGAACGGCGCGAAACTGGACGGCATCTACCCGGCGTCCATCGTGGCCGACGGGCAGGCTCTCAACATCACCGTCGCCAGCAACGGCGACTCGCTGAACTTCGGACTCATCGGATGCCGACGCAGTGTGCCGCACCTGCAGCGAATGCTGACGCATCTGGAGAACACGTTGGAGGAACTCGAGAAGACCTTGTGA
- the rsmI gene encoding 16S rRNA (cytidine(1402)-2'-O)-methyltransferase, with protein sequence MLILAATPMGDVGDASQRLRDALGSADVVAAEDTRRTKQLASSLGVVISGRVVSFYDQVETARLPALVEAVAEGKTVLLVTDAGMPSVSDPGYRLVAACVDADLPVTCLPGPSAVTTALALSGLPVERFCFDGFAPRKQGQRRSYFQSVRAEPRAIVFFEAPHRLVACLEDAVHVLGSDRRAAVCRELTKTYEEVRRGGLGELLEWSRAGVRGEITVVLEGAVAVAEEPEDLVADVEALVASGMRLKDACAQVAVDGVSKREVYEAVLAARKEQ encoded by the coding sequence ATGCTCATCCTTGCCGCCACCCCGATGGGCGACGTCGGTGACGCCTCGCAGCGCCTGCGCGACGCCCTCGGCAGTGCCGATGTCGTCGCCGCCGAGGACACCCGGCGCACCAAGCAACTCGCTTCCTCGCTCGGCGTGGTGATCTCGGGCAGGGTCGTCAGTTTCTACGATCAGGTCGAGACGGCTCGCCTGCCGGCGCTGGTCGAGGCCGTGGCAGAGGGCAAGACGGTGCTGTTGGTCACCGACGCCGGGATGCCGTCGGTCAGCGATCCCGGCTACCGCCTCGTCGCGGCGTGCGTCGACGCCGATCTGCCGGTGACCTGTCTGCCCGGTCCGTCCGCCGTGACGACCGCACTTGCACTGTCCGGTCTTCCCGTCGAACGGTTCTGCTTCGACGGGTTCGCGCCACGCAAGCAGGGGCAGCGTCGCAGCTACTTCCAGTCGGTGCGCGCCGAACCACGCGCCATCGTCTTCTTCGAGGCACCGCACCGCCTCGTCGCATGCCTCGAGGACGCCGTCCACGTGCTCGGTTCCGACCGCCGCGCCGCGGTGTGCCGGGAGCTGACCAAGACCTACGAGGAAGTCCGACGCGGTGGCCTCGGCGAGTTGCTCGAATGGTCGAGGGCAGGCGTGCGCGGCGAGATCACCGTCGTGCTCGAAGGAGCCGTCGCCGTTGCCGAGGAGCCCGAGGATCTCGTTGCCGACGTGGAAGCGCTGGTGGCGTCGGGCATGCGGTTGAAGGACGCCTGTGCCCAGGTGGCGGTCGACGGCGTCTCCAAGCGTGAGGTCTACGAGGCAGTGCTCGCTGCGCGCAAGGAGCAGTAG